In Novipirellula galeiformis, one DNA window encodes the following:
- a CDS encoding DUF1559 domain-containing protein → MFRNQLYLPLLVMLMSGVVANIGRAEDGAGFSSQYLPDDAIAAVFVPVESILSDPGMEMFPIEIVQAQLKENVGIDPLHISKVKLVVGFPGPAGPQFGAVIELSQDYDIGDLNEKLLRSTEPQEIEGLSVFPFDGPPGTVLYRKDARTWIVAMGGYLKQVVDANGEAGPLPKLVSSLQPQKGVTAVAVLQSIRPMVSGILRQNADQMPQEIRELTEVAELTDALILNVDYQLGGGKVSLAAMARDDAAATELDRILNDAIDYGRDTVMNLVSAQSSGGTEVDKATAKYAARIAAKVTESLRPQKSGHRVSVQLESNFATTGVLVGLLLPAVQAAREAARRMSASNGMKQIALAMHNHHAAFGSLPDRAIRDADGKPLLSWRVKLLPFIDEQGLYSQFHLDEPWDSEHNLKLLPLMPQNYVDPSVPAEPGYTVFQLPVGAETLFPEQGERKFRDVLDGLSNTIMAVETNRSLAVPWTKPADIEIDINNPLPQLGNTHPGGFHVLMADGVVRFVTTDIVPETLKALFTYQGNEVVQF, encoded by the coding sequence ATGTTTCGCAATCAGCTCTATTTACCCCTGCTCGTCATGCTGATGAGTGGTGTTGTTGCCAACATCGGGCGTGCGGAGGACGGGGCGGGATTTTCGAGCCAATATCTCCCGGACGATGCGATTGCCGCCGTCTTTGTTCCTGTGGAATCGATCCTTAGCGATCCCGGTATGGAAATGTTTCCCATCGAGATTGTTCAGGCACAACTGAAAGAGAACGTGGGCATCGACCCGCTGCACATTTCGAAGGTGAAGCTCGTCGTAGGTTTCCCTGGACCCGCCGGACCGCAATTTGGCGCGGTGATCGAGTTGTCCCAGGACTATGACATTGGCGACTTGAACGAAAAATTACTTCGTTCAACCGAACCGCAAGAGATCGAGGGGCTCTCGGTGTTTCCGTTCGATGGTCCTCCGGGAACCGTGCTTTATCGCAAGGACGCGAGAACGTGGATCGTGGCAATGGGCGGTTATCTAAAGCAGGTGGTGGACGCCAACGGCGAAGCGGGGCCATTGCCCAAGCTGGTTTCTAGCCTCCAACCACAAAAAGGAGTGACCGCCGTCGCGGTGTTGCAGAGCATTCGTCCGATGGTCAGCGGGATCCTCCGTCAAAATGCAGACCAAATGCCCCAAGAAATTCGCGAGCTAACCGAGGTCGCTGAATTAACCGACGCTTTGATTCTGAACGTGGACTATCAACTCGGCGGCGGCAAGGTGAGTCTCGCTGCGATGGCTCGTGACGATGCCGCGGCCACCGAACTCGATCGCATCTTGAACGACGCGATCGACTATGGACGCGATACCGTGATGAATCTCGTGAGTGCGCAAAGTTCGGGAGGCACGGAAGTGGACAAAGCCACGGCCAAGTATGCCGCCCGGATTGCGGCCAAGGTCACCGAATCACTGCGGCCTCAGAAATCCGGTCATCGCGTCAGCGTTCAACTTGAAAGCAACTTTGCGACCACGGGAGTCTTGGTGGGATTGTTGCTGCCCGCAGTCCAAGCGGCTCGCGAAGCGGCACGCCGAATGTCGGCCAGCAACGGCATGAAGCAAATCGCTTTGGCGATGCACAACCATCACGCCGCCTTCGGTTCACTTCCGGACCGCGCGATTCGCGACGCCGATGGGAAACCGTTGTTGAGTTGGCGAGTGAAACTCCTGCCGTTTATCGACGAGCAAGGTTTGTACAGTCAGTTCCACTTGGACGAACCTTGGGACAGTGAGCACAACTTGAAACTGCTTCCGCTGATGCCGCAAAACTATGTCGACCCAAGTGTTCCTGCCGAACCGGGGTACACCGTGTTCCAATTGCCCGTCGGCGCGGAGACTCTTTTTCCCGAGCAAGGCGAACGCAAGTTTCGAGACGTGCTCGATGGCTTGTCTAACACGATCATGGCCGTGGAAACCAATCGCTCCCTGGCCGTTCCATGGACCAAGCCAGCCGATATCGAGATCGATATCAACAATCCGCTGCCCCAGTTAGGCAATACGCATCCAGGTGGCTTTCACGTGTTGATGGCCGATGGAGTGGTTCGGTTTGTTACGACAGACATCGTGCCTGAAACCCTGAAAGCCCTCTTCACTTACCAAGGCAATGAAGTCGTCCAGTTTTAG